A genomic segment from Polyangium mundeleinium encodes:
- a CDS encoding TetR/AcrR family transcriptional regulator — translation MPLSAESEATFTRILDEAEALFATRGYRRTRLSEVAAAVGVSEPALYRYFRGKDALFEQVLRRAAASPGPYEPPQKLPVPNPEPGQIESFLRAFFETSRRVAALEDALHGPAPGTTAEARTELAGVVGGLFDLATRYRAGARIMNASALESPELRHIWDENVRGYLTHAVERYLGQRSAEGLLVLPTDSSDAACVLASLVTSYAVQEADLGLPGSVEHRREVVVASVVAMLEPRKVIR, via the coding sequence GTGCCGCTCTCTGCCGAGTCCGAAGCGACGTTCACCCGCATCCTCGACGAAGCCGAGGCGCTGTTCGCGACGCGCGGCTATCGGCGTACGCGGCTCTCGGAGGTCGCGGCGGCCGTCGGGGTCAGCGAACCGGCGCTCTACCGTTACTTCCGCGGCAAGGACGCGTTGTTCGAGCAGGTGTTGCGGCGCGCCGCCGCCTCGCCGGGTCCTTACGAGCCCCCCCAAAAGCTCCCGGTGCCGAACCCCGAGCCCGGCCAGATCGAGTCCTTCCTGCGCGCCTTTTTCGAGACGAGCCGCCGCGTGGCAGCCCTCGAGGACGCGCTCCACGGGCCCGCTCCCGGCACCACGGCCGAAGCGCGCACGGAGCTCGCGGGCGTCGTCGGCGGGCTGTTCGACCTGGCGACGAGGTATCGGGCAGGAGCGCGTATCATGAATGCGAGCGCGCTCGAATCGCCCGAGCTCCGGCACATTTGGGACGAGAACGTCCGCGGATATTTGACGCATGCCGTGGAGCGCTACCTCGGCCAGAGGTCGGCCGAGGGCCTGCTCGTGTTGCCCACGGATTCGAGCGACGCGGCCTGCGTCCTCGCCAGCCTCGTGACGAGTTACGCGGTGCAAGAAGCCGATCTCGGGCTGCCTGGCTCCGTGGAGCACCGACGCGAGGTCGTCGTCGCGTCCGTCGTCGCCATGCTCGAACCCAGAAAGGTCATCCGATGA
- a CDS encoding alpha/beta fold hydrolase, whose protein sequence is MNRRSKRVYMHVSTWVMVTLGLAGAGCVASPPPETPARTPARPQPTTAAPFTSAGVIAASDGTAVFHDVRFADGRVLDEVRIHYATAGTPRRDDRGRIVNAVLMLHWTGSSSDVLQGRAFADALYAPGKPLDLARHYLVFIDALGHGRSSKPSDGMRARFPSYGYEDIVGLQHRTVTEALGLDHLHAIVGLSMGGMNAWQWAVRYPDFMDAIVPIVALPARISGRNLIWRRFVALHIRKDPTWADGNYTSPPRGWTEAFPVFRMMLDGVPHLHETVPDRDAADAFVRDASAQAARMDANDILYALEASRDYDPSPALERIRTRVFALNFADDEFNPVTLDILESSMRRVPRGKYVIQPGSSASFGHFTQAHPELWAPRMGAFLAELEGDTP, encoded by the coding sequence ATGAATCGTCGTTCCAAAAGAGTGTATATGCACGTATCGACATGGGTGATGGTCACGCTGGGCCTCGCTGGCGCCGGGTGCGTGGCCTCTCCGCCTCCCGAAACGCCGGCCCGGACACCGGCGAGGCCGCAGCCGACGACGGCCGCTCCTTTCACCTCGGCGGGCGTGATCGCGGCGAGCGACGGCACGGCCGTGTTCCACGACGTGCGTTTCGCCGACGGCCGCGTGCTCGACGAGGTCCGCATCCATTACGCGACGGCCGGCACGCCTCGCCGCGACGACCGCGGGCGCATCGTCAACGCCGTCTTGATGCTCCACTGGACGGGCTCGAGCAGCGATGTCCTGCAGGGGCGCGCCTTCGCGGACGCGCTGTATGCGCCGGGCAAACCGCTCGATCTCGCGCGTCATTACCTCGTCTTCATCGACGCGCTCGGGCACGGACGATCGAGCAAGCCGAGTGATGGGATGCGCGCGCGATTCCCCTCGTACGGATACGAGGACATCGTCGGCTTGCAGCACCGCACCGTCACCGAGGCGCTCGGCCTCGACCATCTTCACGCCATCGTGGGGCTCTCCATGGGCGGGATGAACGCGTGGCAGTGGGCCGTGCGTTACCCCGATTTCATGGACGCGATCGTCCCGATCGTCGCCCTTCCGGCGCGCATCTCGGGACGCAACCTGATCTGGCGACGCTTCGTGGCCCTGCACATCCGAAAGGACCCCACGTGGGCCGACGGCAATTACACGAGCCCGCCGCGCGGGTGGACCGAGGCATTCCCCGTCTTCCGCATGATGCTCGACGGCGTCCCCCACCTCCACGAAACCGTGCCCGACCGCGACGCCGCCGACGCGTTCGTCCGCGATGCGTCCGCGCAGGCCGCTCGTATGGACGCGAACGACATTCTGTACGCGCTCGAAGCGTCGCGCGACTACGACCCGAGCCCGGCGCTGGAGCGCATTCGCACCCGCGTCTTCGCGCTCAACTTCGCCGACGACGAGTTCAATCCCGTCACGCTCGACATCCTCGAATCGAGCATGCGGCGCGTTCCCCGCGGGAAATACGTCATCCAGCCTGGCTCGAGCGCGTCGTTCGGCCACTTCACGCAAGCGCACCCCGAGTTATGGGCCCCAAGGATGGGCGCGTTCCTTGCCGAGCTCGAAGGAGACACACCGTGA
- a CDS encoding GFA family protein codes for MTEAKTYTGGCHCGKVRYEVKAGIQDVVSCNCSICMKTGSFLAFVPAAAVTVLSGGDVVTDYQFGKKHIHHQFCPSCGVRSFARGAMPDGTEMYAINVRTIDDVDLGAFKVKEFDGKSL; via the coding sequence ATGACCGAGGCGAAGACGTACACGGGCGGGTGTCACTGTGGGAAGGTTCGTTACGAGGTGAAGGCCGGCATCCAGGACGTGGTGTCGTGCAATTGCTCCATTTGCATGAAGACAGGCTCGTTCCTGGCCTTCGTGCCGGCCGCGGCGGTCACGGTCCTCTCGGGCGGGGACGTCGTCACGGATTATCAGTTCGGCAAGAAACACATCCACCACCAGTTCTGCCCGTCCTGCGGGGTGCGCTCGTTCGCCCGCGGCGCGATGCCCGACGGCACCGAGATGTACGCGATCAACGTGCGCACGATCGACGACGTGGACCTCGGCGCGTTCAAGGTGAAGGAGTTCGACGGGAAGAGCCTCTGA
- a CDS encoding MFS transporter has protein sequence MMAGTSEPVAPDAWAPLRREVFRSLWFGALASNVGLWIQNAAGSWDMTSFGTAPVYVALLQTASSLPVFLIGLPAAAFGDIFDRRKLLASFAAWMVLVSALLAALSFAGLLGPTSLLALTFALGLGSALSAPLWQAILPSLVDKAELASAVTLSGVAVNVARALGPAIGGIGLALAGSGPVYTFNALAFFVVVLQVLRWKPPITKATLPPERVVGAIVAGLRFARRAPALRAVLFRAAAFIVAGSALWALLPVVARRELHMTPLRFGILLGCIGAGALAGAAVMPRARQKLGSDGLVAIATVVYAGAMSLLAHVRIEAVLYAAMLATGVAWISIMSSFNVAASSAAPGWVQSRALGLYLLVFQGGLGLGSFGWGTLAGRIGSAATLSAAAACVLLGLLSALRWKLGAARKDDVASFNAWPEPVIEVPIDIDAGPVLVERRYVVRPERRAEFLSLAADLESLRRRDGAIDWALYEDLGGKDRLVETFLVASWAEHLRQHRRAVAADKALLERMRALAEDAGVVHLVDARSAAAARARGLEIADRAHQEEP, from the coding sequence ATGATGGCAGGGACAAGCGAACCCGTGGCGCCCGACGCGTGGGCGCCGCTACGCCGCGAAGTGTTTCGATCCTTGTGGTTCGGCGCACTCGCCTCGAATGTCGGGCTCTGGATCCAGAATGCGGCGGGGAGCTGGGACATGACGTCGTTCGGGACGGCGCCCGTGTACGTGGCGCTGCTCCAGACGGCTTCGAGCTTGCCCGTCTTTCTGATCGGTTTGCCCGCGGCGGCGTTCGGCGACATCTTCGATCGCCGGAAGCTCCTCGCGTCGTTCGCCGCGTGGATGGTGCTGGTCTCGGCCCTGCTCGCGGCGCTCTCTTTTGCGGGGCTCCTCGGCCCGACGAGCCTCCTCGCGCTCACGTTTGCCCTCGGCCTTGGCTCCGCGCTCTCGGCGCCGCTCTGGCAGGCCATTCTCCCGTCGCTCGTCGACAAGGCCGAGCTCGCTTCGGCCGTCACCTTGAGCGGCGTCGCCGTCAACGTCGCGCGGGCGCTCGGCCCCGCCATCGGCGGCATTGGTCTCGCCCTCGCGGGCAGCGGACCTGTGTATACGTTCAACGCGCTCGCGTTTTTCGTCGTCGTCCTTCAGGTGCTCCGCTGGAAACCGCCCATCACGAAGGCGACCCTGCCGCCCGAGCGTGTCGTGGGCGCGATCGTGGCGGGCCTTCGTTTTGCGCGCCGGGCCCCTGCGCTCCGGGCCGTCCTCTTTCGCGCGGCGGCCTTCATCGTGGCGGGCAGCGCATTGTGGGCGCTGCTCCCCGTCGTCGCGCGGCGCGAGCTCCACATGACCCCGCTCCGGTTCGGCATCCTGCTCGGTTGTATTGGCGCGGGCGCGCTCGCCGGCGCCGCCGTCATGCCTCGCGCGCGCCAGAAGCTCGGCTCCGATGGCCTCGTCGCCATCGCCACGGTCGTCTATGCCGGCGCGATGAGCCTTCTCGCGCACGTCCGGATCGAGGCCGTGCTTTATGCGGCCATGCTCGCCACGGGCGTCGCGTGGATCAGCATCATGTCGAGCTTCAACGTCGCCGCGAGCTCGGCGGCGCCGGGCTGGGTGCAATCGCGCGCGCTCGGCCTTTACCTCCTTGTGTTCCAGGGCGGACTCGGGCTCGGCAGCTTTGGATGGGGCACACTCGCCGGGCGCATCGGCAGCGCCGCGACGCTCTCGGCGGCCGCTGCGTGCGTGCTCCTCGGCCTGCTCTCGGCCCTCCGCTGGAAGCTCGGCGCTGCGCGGAAGGACGACGTCGCGAGCTTCAACGCGTGGCCCGAGCCCGTGATCGAAGTCCCGATCGACATCGACGCCGGCCCTGTGCTCGTCGAGCGCCGGTATGTCGTCCGGCCGGAGCGACGCGCCGAATTCCTCTCGCTCGCCGCGGATCTCGAATCCCTCCGGCGCCGCGACGGGGCCATCGATTGGGCGCTTTATGAAGACCTCGGCGGCAAGGACCGGCTCGTCGAGACGTTCCTCGTCGCCTCGTGGGCCGAGCATCTTCGCCAGCATCGCCGCGCCGTCGCGGCCGACAAGGCGCTCCTCGAACGCATGCGCGCCCTCGCCGAGGACGCCGGCGTCGTGCACCTCGTCGACGCGCGTTCGGCGGCCGCGGCCCGCGCGCGCGGCCTCGAAATCGCGGATCGCGCGCACCAGGAAGAACCGTGA
- a CDS encoding phytanoyl-CoA dioxygenase — MPDRQAALSEAQIDQFVHEGYVRIDDAFPRDIADACRAILWLATGCAPDEPSTWTEPVVRLGDYAAPPFRAAVNTSKLLAAFDSLVGVDRWLPRASLGTFPIRFPSPEDPGDCGWHIDPSFGWENEPNFLEWRANFQSRGRALLMLFLFSDVGDDDAPTRLRVGSHVEIARRLAPHGERGLTLRELASTEFRESAHLPEALATGRAGTVYLCHPFLVHAAQPHRGRVPRFLAQPPLLPRGPFDPRRTDGHDSPVERAIRLALD; from the coding sequence ATGCCCGATCGTCAGGCTGCGCTTTCGGAAGCGCAAATTGATCAATTCGTCCACGAAGGCTACGTCCGTATCGACGACGCCTTCCCCCGCGACATCGCCGATGCGTGTCGCGCCATCTTGTGGCTCGCAACGGGCTGTGCGCCCGACGAGCCGTCGACCTGGACGGAGCCCGTCGTTCGTCTCGGCGACTACGCCGCTCCGCCCTTCCGCGCGGCAGTGAATACCTCGAAGCTCCTCGCCGCCTTCGATTCGCTCGTCGGCGTCGATCGCTGGTTGCCCCGCGCGAGCCTCGGGACGTTCCCCATTCGCTTTCCGTCGCCCGAAGATCCGGGGGATTGCGGATGGCACATCGATCCGAGCTTCGGCTGGGAGAACGAGCCGAACTTTCTCGAATGGCGCGCCAACTTCCAATCGAGAGGGCGAGCGCTCTTGATGCTCTTTCTCTTCTCCGATGTTGGCGACGACGACGCGCCCACGCGCCTCCGCGTCGGCTCGCACGTCGAAATCGCACGGCGGCTCGCGCCGCATGGAGAACGTGGCCTCACGCTGCGCGAGCTCGCGAGCACGGAATTTCGCGAATCCGCGCACCTGCCCGAGGCGCTCGCCACGGGCCGCGCGGGGACCGTCTACCTCTGCCACCCGTTCCTGGTGCACGCGGCGCAGCCGCATCGTGGCCGCGTTCCACGGTTCCTCGCCCAGCCCCCCTTGTTGCCGCGTGGGCCCTTCGACCCCCGCCGGACGGACGGCCATGACTCCCCGGTGGAGCGGGCCATCCGCCTCGCCCTCGACTGA
- a CDS encoding oxygenase MpaB family protein, whose product MKLPIPLRTHRWDDEIARLDPERDYEAIIFALSNHVFPFEILLAMEIAQLRTFTIPTISKLLHATGQYEREGPKRLDDTKAILSEIHRPGLESRASREMVEHLNRIHGLYRISNDDFLYTLSTFVFDPILFIDKWGHRPMTEKEKDAFYFLYRRLGELMHIRDVPGSRAAFFAWRQDYERRAQRYASENEAVARGLLVAVQGLLPPMLVPILEPAVVFLTADTGFRNALGLREPDPGLARSLRVFFAVYRRAARHVSLYEHRKFEDSDIYRNYPTYPEGYDRLRLGPTKVLEILAKKGAERAVAGE is encoded by the coding sequence ATGAAGCTGCCCATCCCCCTGCGCACGCACCGCTGGGACGACGAGATCGCCCGGCTCGATCCCGAGCGCGATTACGAGGCCATCATCTTCGCGCTCTCGAACCATGTCTTCCCGTTCGAGATCCTCCTCGCGATGGAGATCGCGCAGCTCAGGACCTTCACGATCCCGACCATCAGCAAGTTGCTCCACGCGACCGGGCAGTACGAGCGCGAGGGGCCGAAGCGGCTCGACGATACGAAGGCCATCCTGAGCGAGATCCACCGGCCCGGCCTCGAATCACGCGCGAGCCGCGAGATGGTCGAGCACCTGAACCGCATCCACGGGCTGTACCGAATCTCGAATGACGATTTCCTGTACACGCTGAGCACCTTCGTCTTCGATCCCATCCTCTTCATCGACAAATGGGGCCACCGGCCCATGACGGAGAAGGAAAAGGACGCCTTCTATTTCCTCTATCGACGGCTCGGCGAGCTGATGCACATTCGCGACGTGCCGGGGAGCCGCGCGGCGTTTTTCGCGTGGCGGCAGGACTACGAGCGCCGCGCGCAACGCTACGCGAGCGAGAACGAGGCCGTCGCGCGGGGTCTGCTCGTCGCCGTTCAGGGCCTCTTGCCGCCGATGCTCGTCCCGATCCTCGAACCTGCGGTCGTCTTCCTCACGGCGGACACCGGGTTCCGCAACGCTCTTGGTCTCCGCGAGCCCGACCCCGGCCTCGCTCGCTCCCTTCGCGTGTTCTTCGCCGTCTATCGCCGCGCTGCGCGCCACGTCTCGCTCTACGAGCACCGTAAATTCGAGGACAGCGATATCTATCGCAACTACCCCACCTACCCCGAGGGTTATGACAGGCTCCGCCTCGGCCCCACCAAAGTGCTCGAGATTCTCGCAAAGAAGGGGGCCGAGCGAGCCGTCGCCGGGGAGTAG
- a CDS encoding pyridoxamine 5'-phosphate oxidase family protein, giving the protein MELKTLEALEQVVGSRPLPVLMKSIDTLDVHCVRLLARSPFAVLGFADADGRARAWPVGGAPGFAHSIEGTHLRFTLPEPAAIDVRTGCSLLFFVPGLGETLRVNGRPSLDGAELTVTVEEAFMHCAKSILRSSLWEKPVETSLPLLAARSGPLADAEVLAFLSHVPFVTLTSWDAQGAGDTSPKGDPPGFLKVDAQGRLAVADRPGNRRADTFHNLLEQPRVALLAFRPGDDRVVELSGRASLTTEPTLLSSMAVENKTPKLSMLLDVEFARLVPSAAVRDAELWNTSRHVPRSELPKMAEICIDHLKLNKQKGLAASAVRALASKTVVGWALEQDYEKNRY; this is encoded by the coding sequence GTGGAATTGAAGACCCTCGAAGCGCTGGAGCAGGTCGTTGGCAGCAGGCCACTCCCGGTGTTGATGAAGTCCATCGACACGCTCGACGTGCATTGCGTGCGGCTCCTCGCGCGCTCGCCGTTCGCTGTGCTGGGCTTCGCGGACGCCGACGGCCGCGCGCGCGCGTGGCCGGTGGGTGGCGCCCCAGGCTTTGCGCACTCCATCGAGGGAACGCACCTGCGCTTCACGCTGCCGGAGCCCGCGGCCATCGATGTTCGCACCGGGTGCTCGCTCCTCTTCTTCGTTCCGGGGCTGGGCGAGACGCTGCGCGTGAATGGCCGGCCCTCGCTCGACGGCGCGGAGCTGACGGTCACCGTCGAAGAGGCCTTCATGCACTGCGCGAAGTCGATTCTGCGGTCCTCGTTGTGGGAGAAGCCGGTGGAAACCTCGCTCCCGCTGCTCGCCGCGCGCTCGGGGCCGCTGGCCGACGCCGAGGTGCTGGCGTTCCTCTCCCACGTACCCTTCGTGACGTTGACCTCGTGGGACGCGCAGGGCGCGGGCGACACGAGCCCCAAAGGCGATCCGCCGGGGTTCCTCAAAGTCGACGCCCAAGGCCGGCTCGCCGTGGCGGATCGGCCGGGCAACCGGCGCGCCGACACCTTCCACAACCTGCTCGAACAGCCACGCGTTGCGTTGCTCGCGTTCCGGCCCGGCGACGATCGCGTGGTGGAGCTCTCGGGCCGCGCCTCGCTCACGACCGAGCCGACCTTGCTCTCGTCGATGGCGGTCGAGAACAAGACGCCGAAGCTGTCGATGCTGCTCGACGTCGAATTCGCGCGCCTCGTCCCCAGCGCGGCCGTGCGCGACGCCGAGCTCTGGAACACGTCGCGCCACGTGCCCCGCAGCGAGCTGCCGAAGATGGCCGAGATCTGCATCGACCACCTGAAGCTCAACAAGCAGAAGGGCCTCGCGGCGTCCGCGGTGCGCGCGCTCGCCTCGAAGACCGTGGTGGGCTGGGCGCTCGAGCAGGACTACGAAAAGAACCGCTACTGA
- a CDS encoding MarR family winged helix-turn-helix transcriptional regulator: MASSTGGRPTEAQLASSESLCNCLAVRQAARQITQLYDEELAGTGLRATQYAVLSRLSRIAPATVQDLAEALVMDRTTLAHNLKPLEREGLIVMGVAAHDRRVRQLRLTPAGTAKLHEARVAWARAQARFEDAYGAEDAAELRRQLARAVEAVRT; encoded by the coding sequence ATGGCGTCCTCGACGGGTGGCCGGCCCACGGAAGCACAGCTCGCCTCCAGCGAGAGCCTCTGCAACTGCCTCGCCGTGCGCCAGGCGGCTCGCCAGATCACCCAGCTCTACGACGAAGAGCTCGCAGGGACGGGGCTTCGCGCCACCCAGTACGCCGTGCTCTCCCGCCTCTCGCGTATCGCCCCGGCGACGGTGCAGGACCTCGCCGAGGCGCTCGTGATGGATCGGACCACGCTCGCCCATAACCTGAAGCCCCTCGAACGCGAGGGCCTCATCGTCATGGGCGTCGCCGCGCACGACCGTCGGGTTCGGCAGCTCCGGCTCACGCCGGCGGGAACGGCGAAGCTCCACGAGGCGCGCGTCGCATGGGCGCGCGCGCAGGCCCGATTCGAAGACGCTTACGGCGCGGAAGACGCCGCCGAGCTTCGTCGGCAGCTCGCACGAGCCGTCGAAGCCGTCCGCACCTGA
- a CDS encoding MFS transporter encodes MTTSSSKPRPIETLLVVGTASVLSSLDLFVVNIAFSSIKESFPDTTNQALSWVLSAYSILFAAMMIPSGRLADRYGRKRVFRLGLVVFGIASAACALAPSVAMLVMARAIKGVGAAMMVPTSLGLVLAAYPRDKHTQMVGVWAATGAVAAALGPVVGGALVHLDWRLIFLINVPFVAVATWRSKGLVDADYGGGDTPDLWGSSLLALGIGAIVAAISYAPEWGVASPSFVVTTFVGVVLLAWFVWRCRTSSSPALDLRLFRIPTFAVATIGMGCFYIGFAMMLLGGTLFLTSVWRWDTLIAGAGFAWGPATAAVTALVAGRRNVSPRYATILGGCLFVLASFWWYAMLDEAPAWPTHFLPASILFGAAAGIAQTGFLAGGTASLPASEYATGTAILNTARQLGGAVGVALFVALTGTATLASQYAPAWLAIAGFGLVTCLSSFALRAPRTA; translated from the coding sequence GTGACGACCTCCTCCTCGAAACCTCGACCCATCGAGACGTTGCTCGTCGTCGGGACCGCGAGCGTCCTTTCGTCCCTCGATCTCTTCGTCGTCAACATTGCCTTCTCGTCGATCAAGGAGAGCTTCCCCGACACGACGAACCAGGCGCTCTCCTGGGTCCTCTCCGCGTACTCGATCCTCTTTGCAGCCATGATGATCCCGTCGGGTCGACTCGCGGATCGGTACGGGCGCAAGCGTGTCTTTCGCCTCGGCCTCGTCGTGTTCGGCATTGCGAGTGCGGCTTGCGCGCTCGCCCCGAGCGTCGCGATGCTGGTGATGGCGCGCGCCATCAAGGGCGTCGGCGCGGCGATGATGGTTCCCACGAGCCTCGGCCTCGTCCTCGCGGCCTATCCGCGCGACAAACATACGCAAATGGTCGGCGTGTGGGCGGCCACCGGCGCGGTCGCGGCTGCGCTCGGCCCGGTCGTCGGGGGGGCGCTCGTCCACCTCGATTGGCGCCTGATTTTCCTGATCAACGTGCCGTTCGTTGCCGTGGCGACGTGGCGGAGCAAAGGGCTCGTCGACGCCGACTATGGCGGAGGGGATACGCCGGATCTTTGGGGTTCATCCTTGCTCGCGCTCGGCATCGGCGCGATCGTCGCCGCTATTTCCTACGCCCCGGAGTGGGGCGTCGCGAGCCCGAGCTTCGTCGTGACGACCTTCGTCGGCGTCGTCCTGCTCGCCTGGTTTGTGTGGCGCTGCCGGACGTCCTCGTCCCCCGCGCTCGATTTGCGGCTCTTTCGCATCCCGACGTTCGCGGTCGCCACGATTGGCATGGGCTGCTTTTACATCGGCTTTGCGATGATGCTCCTGGGAGGCACGTTGTTCCTCACCTCGGTCTGGCGCTGGGACACGCTTATCGCCGGCGCGGGATTCGCGTGGGGACCCGCGACGGCGGCCGTCACCGCGCTCGTCGCGGGCCGGCGAAACGTGTCGCCGAGGTATGCGACGATCCTGGGGGGATGCCTCTTCGTCCTCGCGTCGTTCTGGTGGTATGCAATGCTCGACGAGGCACCGGCATGGCCGACGCACTTCCTGCCCGCGTCGATTCTGTTTGGTGCGGCCGCGGGGATCGCGCAGACGGGCTTCCTCGCGGGAGGCACGGCATCGCTCCCGGCGTCCGAATACGCGACGGGGACGGCCATCCTCAACACGGCGCGGCAGCTCGGCGGGGCCGTCGGCGTCGCGCTCTTCGTGGCGCTCACCGGGACGGCGACCCTGGCCTCTCAGTATGCTCCCGCGTGGCTCGCGATCGCGGGCTTTGGCCTCGTCACCTGCCTGTCGTCCTTCGCACTCCGAGCGCCTCGCACGGCCTGA